ACAGAATGGATTCGGACTTAGTCTCTTTGGAAGCCTTAACCTGTAAGAGCAGCATTAAGAGCGCTGTGTACGTCAACCCCGATTTGAGCTTCAGCTTTCTCCACATCTGTTGATGCAGAGCTTAGTTTCTGCGTAAACTCCGCAAGGCCCTTTTGAACAAGGTTTTGATCAAATTGGTCAACAGGCGCAGCCTCCACAGCAATGATATCTGCGACTGAATTTGCATGTATAAATGCAAATCCACCACTTACAAAGTATTTAGTCACATCATTGCCTTCATGAACTGATAAGACGCCTGGCTTCAGCTCTGCAATTGTGGCTACATGCCCTGGCAACACACCCATCTGCCCGGTAGTTGCAGGGACAATGACCATATCAACCtgaaagaaaggaggaaaagcCACCAAAATGAGATCCTCGTGTTCTGCAGCTTATAGCCTATTGTGATAACAAAAAGCAAATCATTTAAATCTTTAGGCCATAAACCAAAATGCATAACTACCAAAGAAGGGTTTCAAGCAAATTTGTGAAGGATAGAAAGTGTCAAGACACtatccatctaattaaatgcAGATGGGTCAACACCATTTGTATAAGCAGCTTGTAGCTGCCCAGTATGCAACTCTTTTCCCCTGGACAAACTACCCACTAGTATTCCAGAGTTGTCGTCTCCAGATACAAGATTCTTCTCCTGTAATTTTACCCTATTATAATATCAAAGGGCAAATCCTCTTGAAGTTTAGGCTATAACACCAAACTACAGAACTATCAGAACCATTAAGACGGGAAGAGGGCCTAACATAAGATTCTGGAACATTTGGAACACTGCACCTCCCCAATGCACCATCTTGCTTACATATTTATCATAAGATAAACCAACCCGATAAAGaatactttagatttgatattTACCTTATGGCACCTTCCAGATAATGGTCTTAATGATAACTCCCATATAAATTGAGCAACTGATATTAATGCATTATGCAGTAGATACAGGTAGATGGTCTGACACAAAAATGGAAGGAAATTGTACTTTCCAACATATTGCTCATTTTAGTGTGTATTAGCAATCACCCAACAGATAAGCTTGCCAGGCTTTGATAACCCTTTCATACCTTCTGGTTAACAGCccatacaaaaaacccttttagtATGTATGTCTACGATTAGTTTGTCATATTAGCAACACAAGCACTCTAGTTTTCCTCAGAAAATAAAAGAcagaaagaaataaaagtaaACTCGAAAACACATAGTAAGAAGGAAGTCGAAAGCCATATGGTAGGTTAAAAAATCATTAGTCTCTCAAGTGCCTATCCAGTGTGGCATCTCTACAGTCGCAGTTATATATGTTCGATAAACATACCAATGACTAGCACTAGAGTTGACAAGCCTACTTCGCATAGTTTCTGAATTTTCAACCAGTCATAAGCTACCATGTGCCATGACAGGTACAATGAGCTATGCACCTTCTACGATCATTAGCCTAGACACCTTAGAAGCAGAGTGTTACTCAATGGAATTCTTGAGATGTGGAAATGGACCACAGAACAAAACTGTAGATGCTTTCCCTGTCACCTAACTTGCAAGTAATTCAacaaatttctcttttcttcctgtATGAGCAATTCAACAGCATTCTTTCCAGATGATCACGTGAGATTTCTTTTCTGATGACCGCTTTTCAGATGATACCAGAGGAACCTTTGTGCTAGCTCAATATATGCCACTTCATCGTGCTTTGCCAATTTAAAAAAGTTTTCTTGTCTTCAAGAAAATACTATTGCATTTAAACTTACAGCCACAAACCCACCCCTAATCTCCCACATGTAGCTCATCAATAACTACCTATTAAACATAACTTCATGAGAAGGGCATCAGCAACTCAAACCGTAACTTTCTCGAAGAACTAATGGCATAACAACAGCTCCTTATCAAGGGAAAGTTTCCAACTTCTACCGTACATCATAGCCAAAATGCTATTCAATTGAAATTCCAAAATTAATTCTGTTCCATAACAGGGCATTGAGACTTCCAGACAAAATTTTGTCAGAATCTCAGAATTTCTTTGGCCAACAACCTTCCTCTTTCAATATAAACTTCCAAAATCGTTCATTGTCACACTATATCTTAGCTATTATTGCACAGAACAAGGAACTAAACTAAAGATCTAATAAGtggaattttaaaaaatgtaacgCCAATACAGCATCACAATCTATTCATAAGTAGAAAATGAATGGGTGTAATTACCTCTTTTGCGGAGAAAATGGAGTTGTAAGGAAGGACGACGTTGATTGTGAGCTTGGAAGGGATGGTGGACGGCGTCGGAGGTCGAGGAGCCATGAAAGCGGAGGGTGTCTTCGGAGGCTCAATGTTTGGGATGGTCGATCTCCAAGACTCGACGAACTTGGCGTCAACGGGAGTCTCGGCCGGAACATTGGTGGAGAATGGGCGGCGCCATCTCATGGCGGAGGAGGTGGCTCTTGAAAGCAATCGTGGGGCGTGTCGAAGCATCTTTTCCTTGAGTCGGGTTTTCGGGACGGATCTTTCACTGGGGTCCGGCGGCGAGCTGAAATGGGAGAGAGgcgaagaaaatgaaaaaccgGCTCACAGTTTGCGGTGACTGTTGAGTACGAGTGTACGACAGAGTTGTGGAGCTTTCGGGTTTGGACTGAAATTGATTGGGTTGGTTGCCATTTACTTGTGGGCCTCACAATGGCCTACGAGGGCTGAAGCAGGCATTTTGTTGCCCTAAATGGGTATATCATAAACTCAGGCCCATTATTCATTCATCCATTAAAGTCAATTAGCTTTTGGCTCTTGTCTTtctgtatattttttttatttttttattatttaatacATTTGGTATTTTCTGGTGGAAAGCAATGGCCGACTTTGTATCTTTCTCATTTTTGGTTAAGAAGTTAATGCAACAGGGTGCGTGCTCTGGGATGTAATGACCAGCTCTTCAAGGTCTCAGTTACATAATAAATTTGACCCTTtgtccttttttccttttctttaataTTCACTTCCTCAGCCAACTAACCTTTTATCTATAAGGATAACAAAGAACGTTTTCGAAAAATCACTGAAGACATCTAAAAATTTCATTCAACTTTCCCCGCACTTTTACTCTTTcctaaaagaaaaggaaaaaaataaaaaaggtcaccaaaaaatttcattcaAGTTTGTTTCGGGTCTAGTAGTTGTGCATTTTCTTCTATGCCCAAAAGCTAAGCAACGTTCCATGTTATGGTGTTGAATTGGAAGTGATATCAATAATATCTTTgcgacctttttttttttttgaagaaaattgtCAAACATGTAACTCAATattgtttttgaagaatttttttaatcattctcGCACCATACAGTAGCTATTATTGCGTACAACATGGAATTAAATTGAAGATATAGCAACTGGAATTTTCAAACATGTAACTCAATATATTTTACAAATAAAACTCATGAGTAAAGAGGACAGGGGAGAAAGAGGAAGGAGGAGAGGGGTAGTGGGAGgcggaaaatttttataatttttttaaaaaatatctcaacaaaattttaatttcttaaaacatTCCAAAATACATTCTAAAAACATTTAATTCAAACTGACATTTACTGTAAAAATTTTAACATATATCGCAGcaacaaagtttttgaaaaaagcaTCTTCGAAAGTATCTAATCTATACTGAGGCGTAATTTTATACTCTTGTACTAGTCAGTTTATGGATTTAAATCTTCGGTTAAAATATAAAAGCATTTCGTTTAATTAGAAACAGTAACAACTAATAATTGGAGTGTGAGTTTTTTCCAAGACATTTTTAATGATCTTTTTATTTCATGGATATCATATTGTTACGgtatattttttaacaaaaacttttaaaaattacaatctGAAAGGGAAATTTTGCTTGAAGATTAACTCCTACCTCTCAAAACATTGATAATGTCCATTGCTAATTCACTCACGAGGATTAAGGAaaattttgcttaaaaaattaaCTCCAATTTCCTTAAAGATTAACTCCCACTTCTCAAAACTTGGATAATGTCCATTGCTGATTCAGTCATGAGGATTAAAGGAAATTTTGCTTAAAGATTAACTCCTACTTCTCAAACTTGGATAATGTTCGCTACTGATTCACTCATGAGGATTAATTAACTTCTAGCTTTTTGTGTTTCTGGGAAATTTTGCTTAAAGATTAACTCCCACTATCTCAAAACTTGGATAACATCCTTTGCTGATTCAGTCATGAGGATTAAGGGAAATTTTGCTTAAAGATTAACTCCCACTTCTCAAAACTTGGATAATGTCTGTTGCTGATTCACTCATGAGGATTAATTAGCTTCTGGCTTTTTgtgtttctggaaaattttgcttAAAGATTTCCCACTTCTCAAAACTTGGATAATGTCCGTTGCTGATTCACTCATGAGGATTAATTAGCTTCTGGCTTTTTgtgtttctggaaaattttgcttAAAGATTAACTCCCACTTTTCAAAACTTGGATAACGTTTGTTGCTAATTCACTCATGAGGATTAATTAGCTTCTGGCTTTTTGTATTTCTGAGAAATTTTGCTTAAAGATTAACTCCTACTTCTCAAAACTTGGATAACATCCGTTGCTGATTCACTTATGAGGATTAATTAGCTTCTGGCTTTTTGTATTTCTGAGAAATTTTGCTTAAAGATTAACTCCTACTTCTCAAAACTTGGATAACATCCGTTGCTGATTCACTCATGAGGATTAATTAGCTAGCTTCTGGCTTTTTATATTTCTGGGAAATTTTGCTTAAAGATTAACTCCCACTTTTCAAAACTTCGATAACGTCCGTTGCTGATTCACTCATGAGAATTAATTAGCTTCTGGCTTTTTGTGTTTATGGGAAATTTTGCTTAAAGATTAACTCCCAAAACTTGGATAACGTCCGTTGCTGATTCACTCATGAGGATTAATTAGCTTCTggctttttgtgtttttgggaAATTTTGCTTAAAGATTAACTCCCGCTTCTCATTTGTTGCTGATTCACTCATGAGGATTAATTAGCTTCTGGCTTTTTGTGCTTCTGGGAAATTTTGCTTAAAGATTAACTCACATTCTCAAAACTTGGATAATGTCCGTTGCTTAAAGATCAACTCATGAGGATTAATTAGCTTTTGgcatttttgtgtttttgggaAATTTTGCTGAAAGGCTTAAAGATTAACTCCCACTTCTCAAACTTGGATAATGTCCGTTGCTTAAAGATCAACTCATGAGGATTAATTAGCTTTTGGCTTTTTGTGTTTCTGGGAAATTTTGCTTAAAGATTAACTCCCACTTCCCAAAAATTGGATAACGTCCGTTGCTGATTCACTCATTATTTGCTTAAAGATTAACTCCCGCTTCTCAAAACTTGGATAACGTCCGTTGCTTAAAGATCAACTCATGAGGATTAATTAGCTTTTGGCTTTTTGTGTTTCTGGGAAATTTTGCTTAAAGATTAACTCCCGCTTCTCAAAACTTGGATAACGTCTATTGCTGATTCACTCATGAGAATTAATTAGCTTATGACCTTTTGTGTTTATGGGAAATTTTGCTTAAAGATTAACGCCCACTTCTCAAAACTTGGATAACGTCTGTTGCTGATTCACTCCTGAGGATTAATTAGCTTTTggctttttgtgtttttgggcgttttttcttttgttttttttccggTAATTTGTTGGAAAGAAATTACCCGCTTTGTATCtttctcatttttggccgaacAAGTGAACGGGACACTACGCGTTATTGGCCTTGTCCTCTTATTCACTGATTCATGAGATCCTCGAGCCAATGCCCGCTATCTACAACTATAAATGCACTACTCAGCAGagcaaaattttcaagaaacagTTGAAGCCATCTACAGAATTTCATTTAACTTTCTCTTCTGCACTTTTTGCTTTTCATAATGATGATGAAATCCTCTGGAGTTGCATTGTGCTGGTGCTTGGTGGTACTGTTGCTGGTGGGTCTGGGGCAAATCCAAAAGGCGGAGGCAGCCGGCTGCAATCCTCAAGCATTGAGTCCATGCCTGCCTTCCATCGTAAACGGCACTCCACCAACCAAAGAATGCTGCACAAATGCCAAGGAACAGGAGCCGTGCCTTTGCAATTTTATCAAAGATCCAGCGTACGGCAAGATTATAAAAAATCCCAATACCAAAAAAACTCTTGAAGCCTGTGGTCTGAAATGGCCAACTTGTCCATAATCGACCGCTCCATTAAAGTTTATTTCGGGCTAGTCAAATGTATCTTCTCTTATATGCTCGAAAACTGGCAACGTTCTCATGTAATGGTGCTGAACGAGAAATAATAATATCAATAATATCTATGCTCCTTTTTTCTGTTAAAAAAGGATTTGTTAAACCAATCAACTTTTACTTGATCAATCAACAATCGCATCACTCACATGCTAAAAACAGGAAGCAAGTGCGACCAATAAATTTATCATCCTTGCCAGAAGTTAATCAATTAAATTAAGCATGTTTATGCATTATTACCTCCATTTTAATctagaaaaatttaaaaaaaatttcatttttcatgaaCAGAttcctcaaattttttttttatttcacatttaTCAAATCACTCCAAAACTCCAATACTCAATCACATTTTTGTTCCCTTTAGGTCGGGTCTGTGAGTAGAAACAAAATATTGAGGAATTGTCCATACGTAAAATCATAATTATTGATACGGGCCTTTTCCACAGAAAGGGGAAATCTTGTGTTACAATAGAAGGGTTTGCAGGTCCAGACATTTTGTTGCCTACCTTTTATGGGCTACCCGTAAACTCAGGCCCATATGGACTTTTCTCTACGATAGGCACAACTTACACGTAATATTTATAAAGAAAACTTACATGTTTCATTgctaacataaaaaaaaaaaaagagaaaagatccTAACATAAAATGTTGACGGCTCCACCCGAGAGAGTAGaagttgaaacaaaaaaaaaaagggaaaaaaaaaaagaaaaaagggcttTTAGCGTTTTAAGGTTCAAACATGGGACCTCACATATAGAAATAAAGTACAATTACCATGAAACCAACAGCCCATTTATTGGTTATTTGGTCCTTCTTATATTATAAATTAgacttttattcttattttatttattcaaaacaaaatttatttgaaatcttttaataaaattttattatttcccAAATCCTATAAGTTACACAATTCATTTTAAAGGCTAATATCATTCTTAATAaccttttgcacttaaaattcgtaaataaactagataattacacttaaataaaattttatacttaaaGTTTGATGGATTACTGATTAAATTTAGGTTTTATtgattcttataagaattattGATTCTATAATAAATTAGACTAATTGAGCATTTTCATAACTATGGTTTCAAGAATGCCACAGCAGCACCAAAAGATTATTTGAAAGATAATTACAAATCCTTAATGGATACCCTATCAGACATTAAGTCATCACTTCACAAACGCAATTGAGTCAAGTGGTGTCCATTTACTACTTGGTTTCAAACTACAATTATGTCTTCCTCTGATCTGAAAGTGGTATGGCAGTGGATGTTTACCAATGACACCTTTTGTCTTTTATGTATGTAGTGAGTCTGGTCGCCAGGAAAGTAAATGAGATGGATATCCATCCCCTCATTCTCCGAATCAATTGTTGAAAACATTAGTGTATAAATTCAGTGTTTAGTTAGCCACCTCTTCTACACGGCCAAGAAGAAGAGTACTTCTTATATTCGGACCCGTTACAGTACTTGACTAATTCCAGTTCACCTGACGAGGAGGAAATTATCAGACTCCAGTGTCGCATTCTTGCTAGCGATATTGGCTTCTGTTTTGGCCACAATCCCTGCCGATATGTCGCTAGATTATGGGAGGGTAGAGCTTTGTCACGACGCCCTGGTGGTTCCCTGCGGGAGGGTGATAAGAACAAAccaaccaccaccaccaccaccaccatcctCTACATGCTGCGCCAACTTGCAGAAGCAGTGGGAAGCCTGCTACTGCACATTGACAAAAGTTCCAGAAGGTCGGGTCTTTATAACTAGTCCATACGTTGCCAAGGTCTTGGAAACCTGTAATGTGCGCCCGATTCACCTACACTGCCTAATGTAGTAGCAGTAGTAGGATTAGGATGACAACCTAAACTAAGGACACTAGCTTGTATTCATCTCCTGTACTGTGTTACATGGTCAGATGGATTATGCTTGAATAAACAAGGAATTGGTGGTGGAACTAAATGTCCAAATTTTTGGCAAGGGGTGGAGCAATTTCTAAACTTTATATGCTCACCTTCCAAACTAGCAACAatttttgctctctctctcccccccccccccccacctttttttttctctaaatcCCCAGAAGATCTTTCAATTTCAGCAAacagtgaaaaaaagaaaagaaaatggtaaAGTACTCCTATAATACACCCGCCTGGCGCCAGCAGCCGCGCGCCCAACACATTTCAACATGGCCGCCAATTTGAGTCCAAGAGCCCAAACATTCTGCAACTGCAAAGCACCACGTCCACCTCCTTCACCATTTATCAAACACCATTCATCTCAACCAGAAACCGCCGCCAAAAACAGCAATCACAAGGCTACGGTTGGTAGAAGCAATGGCCATGCCCAATTATCCAAATCAAAATCATCATCTACCAAAACTAAGAGAGCCCGAACCATGGCCAGACTGATTAATGCCAGGCCCTGGTCAACCGATCTTCAAGCCTCACTCGCCCAATCCTCACTTTCCCAAACCACCGTCCTTCAAACTCTCCGCCTCATCACAACCCCTGCCAAAGCCCTCCATTTCTTCCACTGGGCTTACAAATCGGGATTCACCCACACTCCTCAATCCTACTTCCTCATGCTTGAGCTCCTTTGCCAGGCAAGAAACTTCAACTCCGCCCGGAACTTTCTCTTATCCATTCCGAGAAAGTCTAATGGGGCTGTCCAGCTGGAGGATAAGCACTTTAACTGTTTGATTCGCGCCTTTGGCGAAGCTGGGCTCTTTAAAGAATCCCTGAAGATATTCAAAACCATGAAGTCCATTGGGGTTTCACCCTCTGTTATTACGTTCAAtcatttattttcaattttgctCAAGAGGGGCAGAACCGGCATGGTCTTCGaactgtttgatgaaatgcttgAGACGTATGGCGTGGAGCCTGATTTGTATAGTTTCAATATTTTGATAAGAGGGTTTTGTAAGAACTCTATGGTTGATGAAGGATTTAGATTCTTTAAGAAAATGGAGAAGTTTAACTGCCAGCCGGATGTAATTGCTTATAATACGATCATTGACGGTCTGTGTAAAGACGGTAGAGTGAAGATTGCGCATAATGTCATGAAGGGTATGCTTAATAAAGGTCCAAATTTGAGTCCTAATATTGTTACGTACACTACTTTGATCAGAGGGTATTGTGAGAAGCTGGAGATTGATGAAGCTTTAGATGTTTTTGAGGAGATAGCCTGTCGAGGGCTGAAACCGAATGAGATTACTTATAACACCCTTGTGCAAGGACTATGTGAGGCGCGTATGCTTAATAAGGTAAAAGAGATATTGGATGGTTGCGGTGGAGAGAATGGAGGATTTGTTCCTGATACGTGTACTTTTAATACTCTGATGAATGCACATTGCAGCGACGGAAATTTAGATGgggtattcaaaatttttcagaaGATGTCAGAGTTGAAGGTTCACCCTGATTCAGCAACATATAGTATGTTGATTCGGAGTTTCTGTGAGAAAGGGAATTTTGAGAAGGCAGAGGGATTGTTTCGAGAGTTATATGAGAAGGAGATCTTACTGCATGATGCAGGGTGTACACCTCTAGTTGCATCATACAACCCCATGTTCCGGTATTTGACTGAAAGTGGCAAGACAGAGATGGCTGAGAAAGTGTTCAAGCAGCTATTGAAAAGGGGAAGACAGGATGCTTCTGCTTTTAAAACAATTATGATGGGCCATTGCAGAGAAGGTACCGTTAAGGCTGCTTTTGAAATCTTGGTTTTGATGTTGAGGCGAGATTTTGTACCCGATTTTGAGACTTATGAATCCCTAATTGAGGGCCTTTTGGAGGAGGATGAACCGATTCTTGCTCATGAGACTTTAGAGAAGATGTTGAAGAGCTCTCATCTTCCTAGAACGTCTATTTTCCATCGAACTCTAGCTCGGCTTGTTAGTAAGGGTTGTGCTCATGAATCCTTCAGCATGGTGATGTTAATGTTAGAGAAAAAGATCAGACACAATCTGAATATAGCAACAGATACTGTAATAGTGTTATTTAAAGCTGGCATGCGGGATAAAGCTTTTGAGGTCGTTAGATGTCTCTATGAATATGGGTATATAATTAATATGGAAGAGTTAATTATTTTCCTCTGCAAGCAGAGAAAGCTATTAGAGGCTCGTGAGATGTTGCTTTTTGGCACAAAGAGTGGTCAGAGAGTTGATTTGGGTGTGTGCAACACAGTTTTAAATGGTCTGTGTAAGATCAAAAGAGTAAATGAGGCATTCGAACTTTACTATGAATTGTTAGAGCAAGGAATTCAACAGCCTTTAAGCTGTCTTCAAGAGTTAAGAGTAGCTCTTGAAGCTGAAGGAAGATCAAAAGAAGCTGAGTTTGTTTCTAAGAGAATGCTTAACCAGCATCCGTTGAATGGACCAATGTCGAACTCAAAGGCCTCGGGAAAAATCCCACACACTAGTAGATAATACTACGCATCAGCAATTTCTTGTACTAGTTTCCAGCATTTGTTTTCTGGCAATGTGGAACTAAATCTGCCAATCAACTGCAATACACTTGAGCAAAATGGAATATTTACTGTATAATTGCCATTGCTTTCTGTTTATTGTTTCATCTCTGCCTCTGCATGGCCTTGTATCTTCTGTTAGCCTAAGAATGTATCTCTAAGAATGTGTTTCCTAGAAAGACTATCCTTAAGAAAGGTCGCCAGCAGTCTGCACGGCACTGGACTTCACTGGCTTTTGAATCGATCCCCCTGCGTAGCAGTagcacttttttattttttataggAAGAAAGAAAGTGCTGAATGAATCAACTCCTCCTCAAGGTCAAGCGTTCCCTTCCGAATACAATATATAGTACTAGAACTTGCATATGAGGTGATTGGGGGACAAGCACACACTTCCGTGGTCCATTTCTGTTAAAAAAACACTTAGACCACAATTTTGACCAAATCCATCCCGGGGTGGTTGTATGCGTATTTCCTGTTGCAAACTGCAACTGGCCAAGCAAGCAGTCCTAATTGATTCTAGTTATGGTATGGCCAGGATATGTGGGCATGAAAATTCTCTTCGATAAAACCTGTAATCATAAAATGAGACGGGATGGTTTGAGGGTATTGAAGAATTGTGCTAAGAGAAAAAGACGAAGGCAGAGCATAATGAACCGAAATTGGCTCCCGCTACTAATGAAGATTCAGATTCCTAACAAAATAATGTCATGTTATGGTCAACCTTCCATGTGCGAGATTCTGCAGTCGTATTAACACTCGAAAAATTCATGCAAGAGATAAAAAAGAAAGGCATATTCAGAAAAACGTAGGAAATAACTGAAAACTATTTTCAGCATACTATTTATTTTCAGGTGTCCGTTGATCTACCTTGTGTGATTGGAGACTCTGCAGTGGAAATAACTGTCAAACAAATATACACTCGAACTCAGATACGCTAAGAGATGAGATGATGATTGTTTTCAGTGTCTTGCGAAATTTTCAAGTGATCTATCTATCTTATAGGGGATGCCCTGAAAGCTAACAGGCTATCCAATCCTGAACTTCTTGGTTCATTAGCCTGAGGTGGGCCAAAAACTTCCCAGATGCTAATGGTCTCGTTTGCTCCAGCTGACGCCACTCTTAATCCATCTGGGCTCTGCATCAAATTTAAGATTTCTTAGCATGCTTATCTTTAGATTCAACAGGCAACTAGTTTTCTACAGTGTTGCTCTTGTTTCATTTATATGGACTAACTTTGGCACCTGAGTAAGATGGAGAACTCTGGAATCGCTTTTGCTTGACCCTCCTATTTTGGACATAGAAGGATACTTCCACAAGCAGAGCTGATTTCCACAGTCAGTGTTTCCCCAGCTAAACCCATGCCCACTCAGTATCTCTTTCTGATGCCTGTTCCATTGCAACGCACATACCTGCACCCATATGAGAAATCGAACTTAGTGATGTGCAGCATTCATATGTTCGTATAGACAGAGTCTTCAAAAGGAACCAGGCTTCAAGATACAACAGAAAGTTTCAGAAAATGCATTCAACTATCATCTCTCGGGGACTCAAAAGTGATAGCAGGACTAATGGATAGCGAAATTTCTGCAAATGCAGTCAATCTTCATGCATCAAAGACTTGAACTCATCATAACTGGATTACAGAATTTACCAAAGGTGATCACAGAATTTACTGGTAATCACTATGATTATTCTAGACCGACCTGGGCATGAGTATTTATGCTGTTAATGCAAACTCCTTTCTGCACATTCCATAACTTGAGACTGCCATCAAGAAGCCCTCCTCCAGAAGCTAGGACATCACTATTATACGGGCACCAAGCAAGGGCCTTGACCGCAGCACTGTGAGCATTCAAGCGATACATGTAGTGTGATGAGCTCATCTTAGATGCGTTCCAGATGTAGACAAGGTTGTCATCTCCCCCACTTGCTAGAATGTTGCTTCTTCTTGACCATTTCAAACTACAGACACCCCTAGTGTGTACTCTCAAGTAGCATGTCAAACTCTTCTTAGCTCTTACTGCCAAAGAGAATCGTAGAAATGCAGGTTAAGCAAACGAGGCTACATGCTTATTATGCTTGCAAAAGATTACATCGAAGATGAGAAGACTTAATTAGACTGGTACCATCATGGTTAATAATAGCTTTGTCATTGCCTCCAGATGTTAAGATGTGACCATTCCATTCTACAGATACCACTTTATTCTGATGGCCTCTTAGGCTTCTAACCTGCGCAAGAAATTCACCATCACAATGTTCAATATCTACAAATTTTTGAAGGTAATAATCACCGGTCAGTTCATCTAAAAAATATGAGACTAAAAGAAGCCACGCGTACGAGCTTTGAAGTCTCGGCATCCCAGAGCTGTACGTCAGAGCACATATGTCCAACAGCAATCTTTCTGGCATCCCCCGACCAGGCTAGACTTGTAGGATAATCACATTGACTGTCCACGTCCAATAATTTATGAATTGCTCTGTTACTAGGATTCCAGGTGTATAAGGCTGAGCCCAAAGCAACAGCAATCAAATTACCACTTCCCCAATCCAAGACATTCATATAGAAATCATCACTCAAGTTTGGTGCATCCAAAACAAGACTTTCTTTCTGCatcacaaaatccagaacttttTCTAAATAAGAAGTTTTAGCTGCAGCTTTCAAAGCAAATGAAACAGATTTAACATAGCAAAAAATTCTGCTAACAGTGTCTTTCTGGTTGGGGAAATAGATCTCAATTTTCAAGAATGTAATATTACTAGTTGGAGGGAAAGTAAAACATACTTTTCTGGTAACGTAGAAAACACATAATTCACCATGCATAATCTATAATAGTCTACACTTATAATTTCACCTTTGGGAAGGATCGATTTTTATTAGAATCCCTAGTATTTGTTGTGTCCTCGTCACTTCTCCGCATTTCATCAATAAGGCGCGAGGATTTTCTGCTGGAT
This portion of the Coffea arabica cultivar ET-39 chromosome 2e, Coffea Arabica ET-39 HiFi, whole genome shotgun sequence genome encodes:
- the LOC113730208 gene encoding ATP synthase subunit delta', mitochondrial codes for the protein MLRHAPRLLSRATSSAMRWRRPFSTNVPAETPVDAKFVESWRSTIPNIEPPKTPSAFMAPRPPTPSTIPSKLTINVVLPYNSIFSAKEVDMVIVPATTGQMGVLPGHVATIAELKPGVLSVHEGNDVTKYFVSGGFAFIHANSVADIIAVEAAPVDQFDQNLVQKGLAEFTQKLSSASTDVEKAEAQIGVDVHSALNAALTG
- the LOC113730209 gene encoding pentatricopeptide repeat-containing protein At1g02060, chloroplastic-like; translation: MAANLSPRAQTFCNCKAPRPPPSPFIKHHSSQPETAAKNSNHKATVGRSNGHAQLSKSKSSSTKTKRARTMARLINARPWSTDLQASLAQSSLSQTTVLQTLRLITTPAKALHFFHWAYKSGFTHTPQSYFLMLELLCQARNFNSARNFLLSIPRKSNGAVQLEDKHFNCLIRAFGEAGLFKESLKIFKTMKSIGVSPSVITFNHLFSILLKRGRTGMVFELFDEMLETYGVEPDLYSFNILIRGFCKNSMVDEGFRFFKKMEKFNCQPDVIAYNTIIDGLCKDGRVKIAHNVMKGMLNKGPNLSPNIVTYTTLIRGYCEKLEIDEALDVFEEIACRGLKPNEITYNTLVQGLCEARMLNKVKEILDGCGGENGGFVPDTCTFNTLMNAHCSDGNLDGVFKIFQKMSELKVHPDSATYSMLIRSFCEKGNFEKAEGLFRELYEKEILLHDAGCTPLVASYNPMFRYLTESGKTEMAEKVFKQLLKRGRQDASAFKTIMMGHCREGTVKAAFEILVLMLRRDFVPDFETYESLIEGLLEEDEPILAHETLEKMLKSSHLPRTSIFHRTLARLVSKGCAHESFSMVMLMLEKKIRHNLNIATDTVIVLFKAGMRDKAFEVVRCLYEYGYIINMEELIIFLCKQRKLLEAREMLLFGTKSGQRVDLGVCNTVLNGLCKIKRVNEAFELYYELLEQGIQQPLSCLQELRVALEAEGRSKEAEFVSKRMLNQHPLNGPMSNSKASGKIPHTSR
- the LOC113729523 gene encoding cell division cycle 20.4, cofactor of APC complex-like, whose product is MLRVLRSFYIHFFGFLDQEEYSRKLKENLTLDVEGRPYRMLVFRGSPKSSRKSSRLIDEMRRSDEDTTNTRDSNKNRSFPKKESLVLDAPNLSDDFYMNVLDWGSGNLIAVALGSALYTWNPSNRAIHKLLDVDSQCDYPTSLAWSGDARKIAVGHMCSDVQLWDAETSKLVRSLRGHQNKVVSVEWNGHILTSGGNDKAIINHDVRAKKSLTCYLRVHTRGVCSLKWSRRSNILASGGDDNLVYIWNASKMSSSHYMYRLNAHSAAVKALAWCPYNSDVLASGGGLLDGSLKLWNVQKGVCINSINTHAQVCALQWNRHQKEILSGHGFSWGNTDCGNQLCLWKYPSMSKIGGSSKSDSRVLHLTQSPDGLRVASAGANETISIWEVFGPPQANEPRSSGLDSLLAFRASPIR